From Candidatus Nomurabacteria bacterium, one genomic window encodes:
- a CDS encoding M48 family metallopeptidase: MARRRRSGSVTKHYVENKEAARELVLARLEYFNQHYQLKWNRVSIRNQRRCWGSCTSLKNLNFNYKLLLLPPHLCDYVIVHELCHLTHLNHGEDFWGLVAEQVPEYKKCISELKAIDRLGHSVLMLQTVQAKYNVHTPEVNR; the protein is encoded by the coding sequence GTGGCACGTAGGAGACGGAGTGGCAGTGTTACGAAGCATTATGTTGAGAATAAAGAAGCGGCGCGTGAGCTGGTGCTCGCACGCCTTGAGTATTTTAATCAGCATTATCAGCTAAAGTGGAATCGAGTCTCCATTCGCAATCAGCGGCGCTGCTGGGGGAGTTGTACATCACTCAAAAATCTCAACTTTAACTACAAGCTTCTCCTTTTGCCGCCCCATCTTTGCGACTATGTGATCGTGCATGAGTTGTGTCATTTAACACATTTAAACCACGGGGAAGATTTTTGGGGTTTGGTAGCTGAACAGGTCCCTGAGTATAAGAAATGCATCTCAGAGTTAAAAGCAATAGACAGACTTGGTCATTCTGTCTTGATGCTGCAGACAGTGCAAGCTAAATACAATGTGCACACGCCCGAAGTGAATAGGTGA
- the msrB gene encoding peptide-methionine (R)-S-oxide reductase MsrB, with product MWDNYKKPAENELEQQLDPLTYKVTQEEGTERAGTSPLDKNYEPGIYVDILSGEPLYSSKDKFDSGSGWPSFVRPITPEAVTEREDNKLFMPRTEIRSAVADNHLGHVFTDGPRESTGLRYCMNGAALRFIPKDQMEAEGYGDFLKYVE from the coding sequence ATGTGGGACAACTATAAGAAGCCAGCTGAGAATGAGTTAGAGCAGCAGCTTGATCCACTTACGTACAAGGTAACGCAAGAAGAGGGGACTGAGCGAGCTGGGACGAGTCCGCTCGACAAGAATTATGAGCCGGGTATCTATGTCGATATCCTCTCCGGTGAGCCGCTCTATTCTTCAAAAGATAAGTTTGACTCTGGCAGCGGGTGGCCTTCATTTGTGCGGCCGATCACACCAGAAGCTGTCACTGAGCGGGAGGATAATAAACTCTTTATGCCTCGGACCGAGATCCGCTCGGCTGTTGCAGATAACCATCTTGGTCATGTCTTTACCGATGGTCCAAGAGAGAGTACAGGACTCCGCTACTGTATGAATGGCGCCGCTCTTCGTTTCATTCCTAAGGACCAAATGGAGGCAGAGGGGTATGGGGATTTCTTGAAGTATGTTGAATAA